The stretch of DNA AGCTCGACGTTCATCGTGCCGGGGCTGGTGGGGGTGCTGCTCGCGATCACGATGATCCTGATCACAAGCATGGCGATCGTGCGCGAGCGGGAGCGGGGCACGTTGGAGCAGCTGATCGTGACGCCGATCTCCAAGACCAGCCTGATGCTCGGCAAGATCGTGCCGTTCGTGCTCGTGGGCTACGTGCAGATGTCGCTGATCCTGGTGCTCGGCAAGCTGCTGTTCGACATTCCGCTGCGGGGCAGCCTGTCGCTGCTGTACGTGGTGACGGCAGCGTACATCGTGGCCAATCTGGGGCTGGGGCTTCTGGTGTCGACGCTCGTGCGCACGCAGGCCCAGGCGATGCAGTTGAGCTTCTTCTTCATCATGCCGAACATCCTGCTGTCGGGGTTCATGTTTCCCCGCGAGGCGATGCCGGCGCTGGCGCAGTGGATCGGGCTCCTCCTGCCGCTCACGTACTATCTGGAGATCCTGCGGGATATTCTACTCAAGGGCACGGGTTTTGCGGCCATATGGCGCGATGCCGCCGTGCTCACGATGTTCTGTGTGCTGTTGATCACGCTGAGCGTCAAGCGGTTCTCGAAGACGATCGGCTGAACGCGAATCCTCAACCTCACCTCCCATGTCCGACACGACGCGGCACGTGACCTTCTATCGTTGGGACGAGATGCCCCGCGAGACTGTTTCGCCCATGCTGGGCCGGCGCCTGATCACCGGCGACCGCATGATGCTGGCGCACGTGTACCTGAAGGAAGGGTGCATCGTGCCCAAGCACCAGCACGAGAACGAGCAGCTCACCTACATCCTCGAAGGGGCGCTGCGATTCTGGATCGGCGAGGACGAAAAGGAGGAGCTCGTCGTCCGGGCGGGCGAGGTGTTGCACATCCCGTCG from Gemmatimonadaceae bacterium encodes:
- a CDS encoding ABC transporter permease, giving the protein MTRWVARLLPRPASPFWPMLWKEFIQMRRDRLTLAMMVVLPSVQLALFGYAIRTDVRNVPTVVLDESRSSASRALVQVMANTGNFRIVGTVADRAELQRRIEAGTAHAAVIIPPGFMKHMKRHQPAQAQVIIDAADPLSSSAAISGAQLAAAVTSASGVPGGMALDVRVRPWYNPDLKSSTFIVPGLVGVLLAITMILITSMAIVRERERGTLEQLIVTPISKTSLMLGKIVPFVLVGYVQMSLILVLGKLLFDIPLRGSLSLLYVVTAAYIVANLGLGLLVSTLVRTQAQAMQLSFFFIMPNILLSGFMFPREAMPALAQWIGLLLPLTYYLEILRDILLKGTGFAAIWRDAAVLTMFCVLLITLSVKRFSKTIG
- a CDS encoding cupin domain-containing protein, with translation MSDTTRHVTFYRWDEMPRETVSPMLGRRLITGDRMMLAHVYLKEGCIVPKHQHENEQLTYILEGALRFWIGEDEKEELVVRAGEVLHIPSMVWHKAEALEDTLDVDIFSPPREDWLNKTDAYLRR